The Candidatus Omnitrophota bacterium genome includes the window TCACCCCACGGCATTTTAAAACCCGGCCGGCAATCCGTTGAGGTCCGGCTGACGAGGGTGACGACGGCGGATATCCCCCCTAAAACACACCCTGTGATCAACGAAACCAGATAAATGCCGCTGACGGTCCTCCTGGACCGCGCGGTCAGGACCATGAGCACAGCAGCGACGGATAATAAGGACAAGCTGTATAAAAGAAGGTTCATGTCAGGCGGCAGCGATCTTTGATTCCAGCACCCTGATCTCGGCCAAGATCTGCTCAGGGGAATTTTGATGATGCAGGAGTTCCTGCAATTTGGTATTTTGCAGACAAAACGCCAGCCGGCTTAAAAGGGCCAGATGTTTCTTGACCGAAGGGCTCAAAAGGGTGAACAGGATAAAAACCGGCTTGCCGTCCAGGGCCTTGAAATCCACCGGTGCTTTTAGGAAGCACAAAGTGATGGAAGGATGGTCCACGTGCAGGACAACGGGATTGCGCACATGGGGGATGGCGATGCCGTTGCCGATGGCGGTGGACATCATTTCTTCCCTGGCGCTAAACATCTGCCAAAGGGAATTTTTATTCAACTGCGGCGGCAAGGGTAAAAGATCAACGATGGACTTAAAAATTTCCTCCCGGCTGCCGCCGGGGACATTATAATGGATGCCGCCGGCTTTCAACCCCTGATACACAAGGCTCGTATCCTGGCCTTCCCTCTCCCCGAGGGCCAGGACTTCCGGGGTCAGCTGGATCTTTTTCTCCAGCGCCCAATCCAGAAGTTCAATATAATTAAAACGGTATTGCTCGTTGGCCTTGACACAGGGCGCGCCCTTTTTCCCGATCCAACCCTTCAGCGTCCTCTCGGACACCCTGAACGTCTTGATGATATCATTGACCGTCAGTTCCATCCCCGCCCGCTTTCCAAGGTCTTGTCTAATCCAGGCGTTTTTTACGCGCCACCCCTGTTTTGTGCGCCGCCTCTTCCACGGCTTTTGCCACCGCCATCACAACCCTT containing:
- a CDS encoding PTS sugar transporter subunit IIA, whose product is MELTVNDIIKTFRVSERTLKGWIGKKGAPCVKANEQYRFNYIELLDWALEKKIQLTPEVLALGEREGQDTSLVYQGLKAGGIHYNVPGGSREEIFKSIVDLLPLPPQLNKNSLWQMFSAREEMMSTAIGNGIAIPHVRNPVVLHVDHPSITLCFLKAPVDFKALDGKPVFILFTLLSPSVKKHLALLSRLAFCLQNTKLQELLHHQNSPEQILAEIRVLESKIAAA